The genome window ATACAATTCAATTCCCAAGGAACATAACAGGAGCATCTCTGGTTAGATTACAGTTTTTATATAATATTCAGAAGCCACCTGTAATGTACCTGTAAGCTTTGTAATGTTGCATCTTCTTTAGTGATTTCAACTGCAAGTAAAAAACACAGAAAGCTTTGTTGACATTATTGAGTTGCACATACTTCAGACTGAGACTGCAATTATATAATAAGCAACCTCTTTTTAAAGTGGGATCAAAAGTGTTGTTTCTGATGTTTTAGAAGCTGAGGAACATGATGCGGAAGTGGCTCGGCCTTGAgacaaaaagatgaaaaaaaagcaGACAGTGCTTAGGTTGTGGGCTACGTGATGAATGTGTCTTTGTTCTCAATATTTTCACACACTCCATTTCTCACTTTTATCTCTTTTTCATATCCTCATATTTTCCTTTCTTCAGACTTCCTCCATCTCATTCTTTAAAAGGTATGACTCCATTCTCTCCTTCAGTCTCTCACATACAGATTATCCATCCTTTCGCAATCTACTTTGTATTCTTCTGCTATATTTTCTCTTCCTGTTAATACTCAATCAAATGTCCTTAATAATTCTGCATACGGAATATATCCTTAATTTAACTCAGTCCTTTCATTTGCTATGCCTCGGTTTATGTCTGCTCATCTTCGTCTTCTCTTGACCTTTAATCATCAATTCCATAATCTGTAATGAGTGCAGTGCTACTGCATATAGTACAATAGAGGTGAATACACAATCATACTGTACATGATGAGACTATACCCTGTATTTGAACACATTAAAGGATTACGAATGTTGGAATGTAGTGCATCATTTTTTCCAACTAGTTGCACAGTGCTGTATAGTGTTTCCACTGAGTTGTTAAAAGTTTCATGGGTTTGTCTGGAGAAGATGAAGTCCTTGTGCTGTATTGTCCagagtgtctgtgtgctggATATCCTGAAGTGATTTATCATGTCCCAGTAACCTTTGAAGATAGGCTTAAGCAATAGAAATGGGCTACAGAGCCAAAGTGAAGCCATATTGACTCAACTGGCCTCACCAGCAGTGCAGCCTATATACGTGAGGGCTAACAGGTGAAAGAAACATGCCACTATATACACTGTCTCACATGTCACACTACACACTGCTGTACTGTCAGCCCTGACTATTTGGTTCCTGTTACATGACTCAGTTTCCCACAATGCTTTTTCCTTCACTGATGCCTAATCACAAGTCTGCTACCTAGTTTCCCTCCTCTTCACAGTTCAACGAAAATAAATATAAGGGATGGAAAAACAACACGCTCCTGAAACActgctttaaaatgtaaaagtatacataacttgttaaaataaaaatacaataaataaaataatttggcCATAAATCTCTACTATTAGTCAGTAAGTCCTTTTAGGTTGGTTGAGTCAGGTCTTACATCATCGCCTTCATAGTCCTTTCAGGTATCCAAACTTTTGCTGTGCTTGGCTAAGATCATCAGTCAACAAATCTCTTCTCTGCACGTCTTGTGATGTAGCCATATCCGCTAAATTCTCCACCAAAATCTccagaaaaaaacatctcatGGGTTTGGAATGCATCTGAGTGGAGTCCCCTTTTAAAGATAGAAACCACTTAGCTGccctcaccacacacacacacacacacacacacacacacacacacacacacacacacacatatcctcaGGGGGGGCACATATAGTACATCTAGGGACTTGCAGCAAGTAAAGCCAGAGTAGAGAAGTGAAAGCAGGGAAGATAGGTCAGTAGCGGGTGGAGTGGAAGGATTCAGTCCATCAAGTGTAGTGAGCTAGAGAACTGATCCTCCAATGGCAGACCAGCTATCTGCCGACTTCCTCTAAAGCTCTCATGGGAGTGTAAAGAAAGCAATTAAGATCATTATAACATTGACTCCTATGAGAGCTTTTAGGAAGTTGCTAGGCTGCCACAGGTCAGATGCTAGGCTAACTTTAAGGACCTGCAACCCGTTCTAAGCCGGCCATTCTCAGGCTTTAACACCAGGGCTAGAGCTACAGTTTTGAGAGGCCAACTCAGACTTAAAGCTCTATCTCAAAAGTCTTTTGAAGATTGTTTGAAAATGGGTTGGCTGCTGCAGCTGGTGCCTTATTCCCAGGCTGCTGAGGTGCTGGTTTGGCCTCCAATGCCGCCCACTTGGCCTCAAAACGATCATCGTCTTGGGAATCGCTGGGCGCCGGAGCTGTTAACTGGCTGCCCTCTGGCGGCCagctgctgctactactgcttCCAACATTCCTGCCACTGTTGGAGTTCCCATTCTGTAGGGCCATGGCACTGCTGTGCGGGGGGAGGCCATTAATGACTGTTGATAATGGCGGAGTGGGAGAGAATGCCGGTGAGGAAAACCCTCCAGGGTGTCCTACTGCACTAGGTACTCCTTGGTAAGAATGGTGCTGCCCAGCTGCTCCAAGTGCCCCGACTTTGGGTCCTCCTAGGGCCGAGCCCATGGCTCCACCTGCCCCAGATGAGCCTGTAGCGGTGCAGAAAACATTAGCCACCATTTGCGATGGTGTGATGCCTACCACAGGCACGCTGGCATTGGGATATGTCATACTGCTGGCCAGGCCTGGCATGTAGGTCTGCATGGGCACAAATGCCGGCTGGACAGGCTGGCTGGCGAACATTCCCACAGGAGCTGGGGTGGTATCAAAAGCCAAGGGGAAGGGTTGCATGGAGCTTGGAAGGGAGCCTGGGGGCCCAGGAAGGGAGGGCTGGATCATGGGGGCCCCAGACATGCTCGGACCGGACATTGTGGGAATGGACATGGAAGGTAGCGACATAGGAGGGCCTGACACTGGAGGGCCTGGTATTAGAGGAATTGATGATATTACCATGGGTGGGAGGGGCATCGGCGCCTGACCTGAGTGAGCAGAGGGGCCTGAGTGGAGAGGTTTGGACATGGTGCCGAGAGACATAGGGACAGTGGACACTGGGGCAGCTGATATGACTGCCTGATTGGACATCTGCTGACACGACATGGAGGGTGGTCCAGGGATGGTGGGGATGGTGGGGCCTGGAGGAGGGGTTTGTTGAGCCTTGACAGCCTTTGAGACCTCCTCCAACCATCTCTCAGCCTCGGAGGGTGTGCGTCTGTGTCCACTCTGCATCTGCATttgcatctgcatctgcattGCCACAGAAACCGGAGGAGGAGAGTGGAGTGGAGGCTCGGGCTGCGCCCAGGAAGAAGTGCCTAGATGGATAAAGTTAAAGATTTAGAATACGTGTAATACTTTTCCCACCACTGAGTTCAAGTCAGAGAGTGCACTATTTAAAAGAATTGATCTGATGAAGTATTTCTTACCCTGAATTGGTGCAGGTGGCGGAGGCAGGGCAGGGGGCACAGTGCAAGTTGGAGGGCCATTTGCAGACAAAGCGGGGTTAGAGAAAAGCTCTTCCGATGGATTGGTGAAGGAGGTGTTGATCTGGCTACACAGGGCGTTGATACTACAGTCTCCCTCATCTGGCAACCCCATATCCATCTCTGGTACTAGCAAAAAAGGGACACACAGATGGGAGGTGAggtggaaaaagagagaaagacaatgGAGATTAAGAAGAAGTAAAAAGAAGAGGTGGAATAGGAGACAAAGAGGATTGAGTATAGGAACAAACAACCGAAAAgaggagactttttttttttttattcatttatgtaaCAGACCCAGTTTGCATCAAGAGCATAGAAACTGGAGCAGATGAAGACTATTGAcctaaaaagcatcaaaaacacacaattctTAAGACAAACATGGCATTGTGCATAAGCATGTCTACAGGCCAAGCCGAACTTTGTAGCGTTATATTCTATGTACATTTCAGCCGGTTATGTCATTGCCTTGTGTGTCTCGTGCATTGAGACGACTCAGA of Sander lucioperca isolate FBNREF2018 chromosome 5, SLUC_FBN_1.2, whole genome shotgun sequence contains these proteins:
- the numbl gene encoding numb-like protein isoform X4 — translated: MNKLRQSLRRKKPTYVPEASRPHQWQADEEAVRKGKCNFPVRYLGLVEVEESRGMHVCEDAVKKLKVSGKKTVKAVLWVSADGLRVVDDKTKDLIVDQTIEKVSFCAPDRNYDKAFSYICRDGTTRRWMCHCFMALKDSGERLSHAVGCAFAACLERKQRREKECGVTASFDASRTSFVREGSFRTNPSCQQSSSSDRDDKLQDKKKDQPSAIPALPPGTASPPEGAASPMERPEPGGPHAIPRRHAPIEQLVRQGSFRGFPALSQKNSPFKRQLSLRLNDLPSTLQRKTDFQDKNPVPEMDMGLPDEGDCSINALCSQINTSFTNPSEELFSNPALSANGPPTCTVPPALPPPPAPIQGTSSWAQPEPPLHSPPPVSVAMQMQMQMQMQSGHRRTPSEAERWLEEVSKAVKAQQTPPPGPTIPTIPGPPSMSCQQMSNQAVISAAPVSTVPMSLGTMSKPLHSGPSAHSGQAPMPLPPMVISSIPLIPGPPVSGPPMSLPSMSIPTMSGPSMSGAPMIQPSLPGPPGSLPSSMQPFPLAFDTTPAPVGMFASQPVQPAFVPMQTYMPGLASSMTYPNASVPVVGITPSQMVANVFCTATGSSGAGGAMGSALGGPKVGALGAAGQHHSYQGVPSAVGHPGGFSSPAFSPTPPLSTVINGLPPHSSAMALQNGNSNSGRNVGSSSSSSWPPEGSQLTAPAPSDSQDDDRFEAKWAALEAKPAPQQPGNKAPAAAANPFSNNLQKTFEIEL
- the numbl gene encoding numb-like protein isoform X1, producing the protein MDITYLQCNICALSRPAIARIPTHGATRRTREHVTPEMNKLRQSLRRKKPTYVPEASRPHQWQADEEAVRKGKCNFPVRYLGLVEVEESRGMHVCEDAVKKLKVSGKKTVKAVLWVSADGLRVVDDKTKDLIVDQTIEKVSFCAPDRNYDKAFSYICRDGTTRRWMCHCFMALKDSGERLSHAVGCAFAACLERKQRREKECGVTASFDASRTSFVREGSFRTNPSCQQSSSSDRDDKLQDKKKDQPSAIPALPPGTASPPEGAASPMERPEPGGPHAIPRRHAPIEQLVRQGSFRGFPALSQKNSPFKRQLSLRLNDLPSTLQRKTDFQDKNPVPEMDMGLPDEGDCSINALCSQINTSFTNPSEELFSNPALSANGPPTCTVPPALPPPPAPIQGTSSWAQPEPPLHSPPPVSVAMQMQMQMQMQSGHRRTPSEAERWLEEVSKAVKAQQTPPPGPTIPTIPGPPSMSCQQMSNQAVISAAPVSTVPMSLGTMSKPLHSGPSAHSGQAPMPLPPMVISSIPLIPGPPVSGPPMSLPSMSIPTMSGPSMSGAPMIQPSLPGPPGSLPSSMQPFPLAFDTTPAPVGMFASQPVQPAFVPMQTYMPGLASSMTYPNASVPVVGITPSQMVANVFCTATGSSGAGGAMGSALGGPKVGALGAAGQHHSYQGVPSAVGHPGGFSSPAFSPTPPLSTVINGLPPHSSAMALQNGNSNSGRNVGSSSSSSWPPEGSQLTAPAPSDSQDDDRFEAKWAALEAKPAPQQPGNKAPAAAANPFSNNLQKTFEIEL
- the numbl gene encoding numb-like protein isoform X3, which encodes MSSCSEMGEAIELSTREHVTPEMNKLRQSLRRKKPTYVPEASRPHQWQADEEAVRKGKCNFPVRYLGLVEVEESRGMHVCEDAVKKLKVSGKKTVKAVLWVSADGLRVVDDKTKDLIVDQTIEKVSFCAPDRNYDKAFSYICRDGTTRRWMCHCFMALKDSGERLSHAVGCAFAACLERKQRREKECGVTASFDASRTSFVREGSFRTNPSCQQSSSSDRDDKLQDKKKDQPSAIPALPPGTASPPEGAASPMERPEPGGPHAIPRRHAPIEQLVRQGSFRGFPALSQKNSPFKRQLSLRLNDLPSTLQRKTDFQDKNPVPEMDMGLPDEGDCSINALCSQINTSFTNPSEELFSNPALSANGPPTCTVPPALPPPPAPIQGTSSWAQPEPPLHSPPPVSVAMQMQMQMQMQSGHRRTPSEAERWLEEVSKAVKAQQTPPPGPTIPTIPGPPSMSCQQMSNQAVISAAPVSTVPMSLGTMSKPLHSGPSAHSGQAPMPLPPMVISSIPLIPGPPVSGPPMSLPSMSIPTMSGPSMSGAPMIQPSLPGPPGSLPSSMQPFPLAFDTTPAPVGMFASQPVQPAFVPMQTYMPGLASSMTYPNASVPVVGITPSQMVANVFCTATGSSGAGGAMGSALGGPKVGALGAAGQHHSYQGVPSAVGHPGGFSSPAFSPTPPLSTVINGLPPHSSAMALQNGNSNSGRNVGSSSSSSWPPEGSQLTAPAPSDSQDDDRFEAKWAALEAKPAPQQPGNKAPAAAANPFSNNLQKTFEIEL
- the numbl gene encoding numb-like protein isoform X2, with the protein product MDITYLQCNICALSRPAIARIPTHGATRRTREHVTPEMNKLRQSLRRKKPTYVPEASRPHQWQADEEAVRKGKCNFPVRYLGLVEVEESRGMHVCEDAVKKLKVSGKKTVKAVLWVSADGLRVVDDKTKDLIVDQTIEKVSFCAPDRNYDKAFSYICRDGTTRRWMCHCFMALKDSGERLSHAVGCAFAACLERKQRREKECGVTASFDASRTSFVREGSFRTNPSCQQSSSSDRDDKLQDKKKDQPSAIPALPPGTASPPEGAASPMERPEPGGPHAIPRRHAPIEQLVRQGSFRGFPALSQKNSPFKRQLSLRLNDLPSTLQRKTDFQDKNPEMDMGLPDEGDCSINALCSQINTSFTNPSEELFSNPALSANGPPTCTVPPALPPPPAPIQGTSSWAQPEPPLHSPPPVSVAMQMQMQMQMQSGHRRTPSEAERWLEEVSKAVKAQQTPPPGPTIPTIPGPPSMSCQQMSNQAVISAAPVSTVPMSLGTMSKPLHSGPSAHSGQAPMPLPPMVISSIPLIPGPPVSGPPMSLPSMSIPTMSGPSMSGAPMIQPSLPGPPGSLPSSMQPFPLAFDTTPAPVGMFASQPVQPAFVPMQTYMPGLASSMTYPNASVPVVGITPSQMVANVFCTATGSSGAGGAMGSALGGPKVGALGAAGQHHSYQGVPSAVGHPGGFSSPAFSPTPPLSTVINGLPPHSSAMALQNGNSNSGRNVGSSSSSSWPPEGSQLTAPAPSDSQDDDRFEAKWAALEAKPAPQQPGNKAPAAAANPFSNNLQKTFEIEL